The Tachysurus fulvidraco isolate hzauxx_2018 chromosome 10, HZAU_PFXX_2.0, whole genome shotgun sequence genome segment CGGTGAAATTGCGATGTTTCTTCTCAGCTGTGATCCATAAATAAGTGTATTAAAAGACACAGTGCTGTTTTGGTTATGTCAGCACTCTTTTGGCTGGAACATCGTATCTCATCCAAAGATCTCCAAAGATCAGATTTCCTTTGCAGGAAGCTTggcaaaatgtttatatatgctACAAACACAGAcccaaaaagcttttattgtaaagaaaaaaagaaaaaaacaccaccCGTCTCTTTGGATGGTGAACACCATTCGTGTGGGCTGAGCTGCTAAGTTGACACCAGTTGTCTTCTCTTCGCATCACGTTATCCAACCTGCCACTAAGGGATACAAAAGAACAGACAGAATAAGCAAACTACACAGCAGGGAATGGTTTAATGATGTTCCATATGAGATTTACCCTAAGCCCCCCGCCTCCGGATGGTGATGTGCTCATTGCCTGCTTTTCAATCTcttcttgtttcttctttttcctttccatGGCTTCTGGGTTCTTGATGCCTCTGTGTGTGctctaaaacaaaaaacacaagctACAACATTTACCCAATCTTGACTTGGCCTATAATTTGGGATGAAGAccaattaaacattttcttaaaaacaaacaaacaaacaaaaaaaaacattctgtgtACTATGTATCGCACTGAGAAATAAAAAGGGTAAGTCATCATGTTTTTAAACTGGTGCTTGAATACACTGTGCTCTTCAGATGCATGCTGAGAATGTGGGATGACATGGGAAAAGTGAGCatttgctttgtgcacaagaGACACTTGAGAAACCTGTGTGGTTAAAAGCAGTTGCTCTGTTATCAGTCTTGTTCACAAATCAGTAGCCACAGAAAATCTCAGCAATGTGATGCTGCATAAATGCAAGGTCAAGGTGTAGAGAGAAAAGGGTATACAACTTACCGTGCTGCTTTAGCAGCTCGACGAGCAGTGAGTGTTGATGAAATTCTCTAAAGGGCCCACAAGGTATATGAGGGGCAAACCAAAATCAATTTCAAGCTTTCTAACTAAATGTGATAGACGGAATAACCTGAAATGACTTTACTAATCTTTGAATAGTGACAGGCAGAACTGATGGTGCAGGTTTGATCCTGCATCCTTATAACGCACCCACTACATATGATCATATGACCAGTAATGTGCCCACATGAAACcagtttttcatgtttttaatgGGAAAGTGTGAGCAATGTATTTTGAGAATCAACAGAAACAGCCCAGAAGCtcaaaatggaaaaagaaaacataccaAATATGACAGGCATCTGAGAGAAACAGCAGGAGTTACACCAGCCTTGTAAATATCATCAAACACCCTCTCTGTTGTTTACAACTAGGCACAGGACTGAAATAAATCTGCTGTTATTTCATGCAATATAATGAATTAGGAATAAACTCATTACCTCTTTCTGTCGCTTCTCTGCGGCTTCTGCCAGTTGTCGCCTCCTTACTTcctaaaaagtaaaaacaaatgcgtttaaaaatgccaaataaatattattatcaaCTTCAGTGATGTTGCAAGGAGtgacaaaggtgtgtgtgtgtgtgtgtgtgtgtgtaagggtcaTCAAGACGATTTGACCaaattttcacacaaacactgttcaCCTCAAACATCATCCTACCTACAATTTCTCCATTCTGAAACAAATCAGATATGATGCAATACTGTGACAAATTCATATGACTGGCTTGAATGCATATAGACCCATCCTGTGTCTCATACGGTCCAACCATATTGCTCTAGTTCCCATTTAAAATGAAGACAACACgtatctgtgttgtttttttccattatcATCCTGTCATGTTTACTGATAGATGGAAGAGCATCTAAAAATCTGAGAAACATAAAGTTTGATTTCAGGGACAATTAAAACACACCGATTAAAAGACATGTAACAGTAAGGTGAAACATACAAAGGCATGCtggcaga includes the following:
- the LOC113660021 gene encoding small VCP/p97-interacting protein, which gives rise to MSGRTKKSMGMCLPCLGGAADDVVVTPDPEVRRRQLAEAAEKRQKESTHRGIKNPEAMERKKKKQEEIEKQAMSTSPSGGGGLRWQVG